A region of Vibrio porteresiae DSM 19223 DNA encodes the following proteins:
- a CDS encoding alpha/beta fold hydrolase, translating into MKEFKLNGCNTRLRYHDLPGNDTPILFIHGLGCASSFDYPQVVSTGGLESHRRILVDMVGSGFSDKPEDFDYSIANHANCLAQLINHLGLSKVIIYGHSMGGAVSISLAKQISDRVQTLILSEANLDAGGGFFSQRIASFSESDFLHSAYTKIIQKSIESGNTEWAAGLSNSLPLAIYKNALSLIAGEQPSWRETFYALPVSKTYIFGSNSLPDPDAEILANHKIQIEIVPGAGHSMAWENPEGLARAIKKSIV; encoded by the coding sequence ATGAAAGAGTTCAAATTGAACGGATGCAATACACGTTTGCGCTACCACGATCTGCCAGGTAACGATACACCTATCCTTTTTATTCACGGACTTGGATGCGCATCTTCGTTTGATTATCCACAAGTCGTATCAACTGGTGGTTTAGAGTCTCATCGACGGATACTAGTCGATATGGTTGGATCTGGCTTTAGTGATAAGCCCGAGGATTTTGATTATTCCATTGCTAATCACGCCAATTGTTTGGCACAACTGATCAACCATTTAGGTTTATCAAAAGTGATCATATATGGGCATAGCATGGGGGGCGCTGTGTCGATTTCATTAGCCAAGCAAATCTCAGATCGGGTGCAAACTCTAATTCTCAGTGAAGCCAATCTCGATGCTGGCGGTGGCTTTTTTAGTCAACGAATTGCGAGTTTTAGCGAAAGCGATTTTCTCCATTCAGCCTACACAAAGATCATCCAAAAAAGTATTGAAAGCGGCAATACAGAATGGGCAGCAGGTCTTTCAAATAGTCTTCCCCTAGCCATTTATAAAAATGCACTCTCGCTAATTGCCGGAGAACAACCGAGCTGGCGTGAGACTTTCTATGCTTTACCCGTCTCTAAAACCTATATTTTTGGCAGCAATAGTTTGCCAGATCCTGATGCTGAGATATTAGCAAACCATAAAATCCAGATTGAAATCGTCCCAGGTGCAGGACATTCAATGGCTTGGGAAAATCCAGAAGGCTTAGCGCGGGCTATTAAGAAGTCGATTGTTTAG
- a CDS encoding putative quinol monooxygenase, whose amino-acid sequence MDKVVLSGYIIVPADDLAVVQQELLVHKALTRAEAGCLVFEVTQNADNPLRFDVYEEFIDAAAFNSHQQRVKASQWGAVTQAVERHYQVMGLGEITSDN is encoded by the coding sequence ATGGATAAAGTAGTTTTAAGTGGGTACATCATAGTGCCTGCAGATGATTTGGCAGTAGTTCAACAAGAGTTACTGGTTCATAAAGCGCTAACCCGCGCAGAGGCAGGTTGTCTGGTGTTTGAAGTGACACAAAATGCTGATAACCCACTGCGTTTTGATGTGTATGAAGAGTTTATTGATGCAGCCGCATTTAATTCCCATCAGCAACGCGTGAAAGCGTCGCAATGGGGAGCGGTGACTCAGGCTGTCGAACGTCACTATCAAGTGATGGGCTTGGGTGAAATTACGTCTGACAACTAG
- a CDS encoding type III effector HrpK domain-containing protein has protein sequence MRIDSNVVASSGLNDAPLTQTPPVIGASRAAVKGDGIQFGASTTRHLDEPNPSEKMDWLGQSPALFSLFKKRESKLQESSQNCDALLQSSARCNVASMPLAGITAASPVSSNVATEKLNSISSTDPAVLAAIDNSQFSRADELKRWGSMVGHLPESERVAAEKVLNRPYAAAKLALEGTDEQKAKALEYINANQALFTAIETRAGAGDNRHVMADGSLSDKDLKVFAGTMKERANQASEMVTDYQQKHPDADEQSLSLVRSSALLYANDPLTRSASALKQPGVKDQQDTKYANIDDLKTLSDSNNNPDLSPLLTDAARLWSKPGMFNTLEDMGLNGKDVARHGGDGLLDLTDYSAFIDKVAPTNSAEFNDFISYVSMANAADKVDTSKLNQDIFEQPNQYSGAEKAAVLVTLQRTLQYVIAGESIRNTEQTEKELNEKIEQLQNDKDAQRYLEQQSKISKKEIINSSADLSRSVNHHLKTQVLTGDGLREALRNEQGQAADVTQATAALENFHDDVQLYQDITGKQLGVADIVAFYPDLAESLRGTATSISDGTLLTQLATQKETSPEQALNSYWNSLAYMDDALSKTAQGGIGIPQTAVIQQALQNAGVNSQMQGAINDTTLKALLNGKTNMTPIGIQGAEHHNGNAALDRLKEMAIKKGAKFVAKQGAKFAVRMAASLAGRAAAAVAGEAAGAALAGSISSVAGPVGWAVGAAVSIGFGISELVSFFKNKAKKRRERRDFDHTVSPTLNQFGISKPR, from the coding sequence GTGCGAATCGATAGTAATGTGGTGGCTTCGAGCGGGCTCAATGACGCTCCACTCACACAAACTCCACCGGTAATTGGTGCTTCTAGGGCAGCAGTTAAAGGGGATGGAATCCAATTCGGCGCATCGACCACGCGCCATTTAGACGAGCCAAATCCGTCAGAAAAAATGGATTGGCTTGGGCAATCACCAGCGCTTTTCTCCTTGTTCAAGAAACGTGAGTCAAAGCTGCAAGAAAGCAGCCAAAATTGCGATGCTCTCTTGCAATCTAGCGCTCGTTGCAACGTAGCCTCAATGCCATTAGCCGGTATTACGGCAGCGTCACCTGTGTCATCCAATGTTGCAACGGAGAAACTGAACTCTATTAGTTCTACTGATCCTGCGGTATTAGCTGCGATTGATAATTCGCAGTTTAGTCGTGCCGATGAGTTAAAGCGTTGGGGGAGTATGGTCGGCCATCTACCGGAGAGTGAGCGAGTAGCTGCTGAAAAGGTATTAAATCGCCCGTATGCGGCGGCCAAGTTAGCACTCGAAGGCACCGATGAACAAAAAGCCAAAGCGCTTGAATACATCAATGCCAACCAAGCGCTATTTACTGCGATAGAAACACGAGCAGGAGCGGGCGATAACCGCCATGTCATGGCTGATGGTTCACTCTCTGATAAAGACCTTAAAGTGTTTGCTGGGACCATGAAAGAGAGAGCGAATCAGGCCAGTGAGATGGTGACCGATTATCAACAGAAACATCCCGATGCGGATGAGCAAAGTTTAAGTTTGGTCCGTTCCTCGGCGCTTTTGTATGCTAACGATCCGCTTACCCGTTCGGCTTCGGCACTCAAGCAACCGGGCGTTAAAGATCAACAAGACACCAAGTACGCGAATATTGACGACCTCAAAACTCTATCGGATTCAAACAATAATCCCGACCTCTCGCCATTACTTACCGATGCAGCTCGTTTATGGAGCAAGCCGGGTATGTTCAATACCTTGGAAGATATGGGCCTTAATGGTAAAGATGTGGCACGCCACGGCGGTGATGGTTTGCTTGATCTTACCGATTATTCCGCCTTTATTGACAAGGTTGCCCCAACCAACAGCGCGGAGTTTAATGATTTTATCTCCTATGTTTCGATGGCAAATGCTGCTGATAAAGTCGATACATCCAAATTAAACCAAGATATTTTTGAGCAACCTAATCAATACAGTGGCGCAGAAAAAGCGGCGGTATTAGTGACACTGCAACGCACGCTGCAATACGTTATCGCCGGCGAGTCGATTCGTAATACTGAACAAACAGAAAAGGAACTCAATGAAAAAATAGAGCAGTTACAGAACGATAAGGATGCTCAACGCTATTTGGAGCAGCAGAGCAAAATCAGCAAAAAGGAGATCATCAACTCATCCGCTGACCTATCCCGTAGTGTAAACCACCATCTTAAGACTCAAGTTTTAACGGGAGATGGATTACGTGAAGCGCTGAGAAACGAGCAAGGGCAAGCTGCTGATGTAACACAAGCCACCGCGGCTTTGGAAAATTTTCATGATGATGTGCAGCTCTATCAGGACATAACCGGAAAACAGTTAGGTGTGGCAGATATCGTCGCATTTTATCCCGATTTGGCAGAGTCTTTGCGAGGTACTGCTACTTCAATTAGTGACGGCACGCTATTAACTCAATTGGCAACACAAAAAGAGACCTCGCCAGAGCAGGCGCTCAACTCTTATTGGAACTCATTGGCGTATATGGATGATGCTCTATCGAAAACGGCGCAAGGTGGCATTGGCATTCCTCAAACCGCAGTGATTCAACAAGCGCTGCAAAACGCGGGTGTTAATTCGCAGATGCAGGGAGCAATTAACGATACTACCCTAAAGGCGTTATTAAATGGGAAGACCAATATGACACCGATAGGTATTCAAGGCGCAGAACACCATAATGGTAATGCGGCGCTGGACCGATTAAAGGAAATGGCGATCAAAAAAGGCGCAAAATTTGTTGCCAAACAAGGCGCCAAATTTGCAGTGCGTATGGCTGCCTCATTAGCAGGGCGCGCAGCTGCAGCGGTGGCTGGGGAAGCTGCCGGTGCAGCGTTAGCAGGTTCTATTAGTTCGGTGGCAGGCCCAGTGGGGTGGGCGGTTGGCGCTGCGGTCAGTATCGGGTTTGGTATTTCAGAACTGGTCAGTTTCTTTAAGAATAAAGCTAAGAAACGACGTGAGCGACGCGACTTTGATCATACGGTGTCGCCCACATTAAATCAGTTTGGTATTAGTAAACCGCGTTAG
- a CDS encoding winged helix-turn-helix transcriptional regulator — protein MDTKEKNENSTFINKSSCPMVDFVNIVSGKWAIPILYRLIITNDLIRFGELQRAIGSITQKELTKQLRAFESLGLVKRTVYPEMPPRVEYCVTDLGMTLKPTLDSLANWMTQYRDQLTS, from the coding sequence ATGGATACTAAAGAGAAAAATGAAAATAGTACTTTTATCAATAAATCTTCATGCCCGATGGTGGACTTCGTAAATATTGTTTCAGGGAAATGGGCGATCCCAATCCTATACAGATTAATAATCACTAATGATTTAATACGTTTTGGTGAACTGCAGAGAGCAATAGGTTCAATTACACAAAAAGAACTTACAAAGCAATTACGTGCTTTTGAAAGCTTGGGCCTTGTTAAAAGAACAGTCTATCCTGAGATGCCTCCTAGAGTTGAATATTGTGTTACAGATTTAGGGATGACATTAAAGCCAACACTAGACTCACTCGCGAACTGGATGACTCAATATCGAGATCAGCTTACCTCTTAA
- a CDS encoding SDR family oxidoreductase encodes MSLRLKNKYALITGGTAGIGLETAKQFCLEGASVAITGRSAEGLVKAEGELAENTILIQNDSSDIQQQYQLAEKIKSVFPRLDILYINAGDVTHKSLEEWDEESFDRVINTNLKGPFFLIRSLLPLLSDSASIILCGSVSAQIGLPKSSVYSASKAALISLARTLSGELKHLGIRVNALSPGPTQTDAFDKFGLPKSEQIELINQVKELVPMKRLGTPLELAKAAVFLASDESAYMLGSELLIDGGVGNL; translated from the coding sequence ATGTCATTAAGATTAAAGAATAAATACGCTTTAATAACGGGAGGGACCGCTGGTATAGGTCTGGAAACGGCAAAACAGTTTTGTTTAGAAGGTGCCAGCGTTGCAATCACAGGACGTAGTGCCGAGGGCTTAGTAAAAGCTGAAGGTGAGTTAGCAGAAAATACAATCCTTATTCAAAATGATTCGTCTGATATCCAGCAGCAATACCAGTTGGCTGAAAAAATAAAGTCTGTATTTCCGAGGTTAGATATACTTTATATCAATGCTGGCGATGTTACCCACAAATCCTTGGAAGAATGGGATGAAGAGAGTTTCGATCGTGTTATAAATACAAATTTAAAAGGGCCTTTCTTTTTAATTCGTTCACTATTGCCGTTATTATCTGATTCGGCATCTATCATTCTTTGCGGTAGTGTATCAGCCCAAATTGGGCTACCGAAAAGTAGTGTATATTCTGCTAGTAAAGCCGCGTTGATATCACTTGCCAGAACACTATCAGGAGAACTGAAACATCTTGGTATTAGAGTCAATGCTCTTAGTCCAGGACCTACTCAGACAGATGCTTTTGATAAATTTGGTTTGCCTAAAAGTGAACAAATTGAGCTAATAAATCAGGTTAAAGAACTGGTTCCTATGAAACGTTTGGGAACACCTCTTGAATTGGCAAAAGCAGCCGTTTTTCTAGCATCAGATGAATCAGCTTACATGCTTGGATCTGAGCTATTGATTGATGGTGGAGTTGGAAATCTATAA
- a CDS encoding DMT family transporter, translated as MKNKYFLLAIIGLIWGSQFIFQKIALSSLTPQHVGVGRAVVGFVTLFIICKALKVTSQGNTPWLLYMLIGLLEASIPFTLVPWGQQYVSSSIAAVLIGTVPFFVILFTPLLSAKNKISRSSILSVVVGFLGLVSLFAPDIIEGNSSLSVWGPLSILAASASFGVALLLLVKCGDEHPLIVARNVLGSASLQILLISIVTGAQIPSHLTIDSMLSITYLGAMCAGVVYFLYMILISEAGPVFTSLTNYLVPTFGVLIGVVFAHEQVGLNTWIALAMILIAVTFNQGNGGKAEIEKVKD; from the coding sequence ATGAAAAACAAATATTTTCTACTCGCAATAATTGGATTGATTTGGGGCTCGCAGTTTATCTTTCAAAAAATAGCACTCTCATCTTTAACACCTCAACATGTAGGAGTTGGCCGTGCGGTGGTGGGTTTCGTAACACTATTTATTATCTGTAAGGCACTGAAAGTGACGTCCCAAGGGAATACTCCTTGGCTACTCTACATGCTAATAGGGTTACTAGAAGCATCGATACCTTTTACACTCGTTCCATGGGGGCAGCAGTATGTATCTTCATCCATTGCTGCGGTGCTCATAGGTACCGTTCCATTTTTCGTCATCTTGTTCACTCCACTGTTGAGTGCAAAGAACAAAATTTCTCGCTCAAGTATTCTCAGTGTCGTTGTGGGCTTTCTCGGTCTAGTTTCGCTTTTTGCACCAGATATAATAGAGGGTAATAGCTCGTTAAGCGTTTGGGGCCCCTTATCTATCCTTGCTGCATCTGCCTCTTTTGGTGTCGCGCTTCTCCTACTGGTTAAATGTGGAGACGAGCACCCACTCATTGTGGCAAGGAATGTGTTAGGCTCCGCTAGTCTACAAATATTACTGATATCCATAGTTACTGGCGCCCAAATACCAAGCCATCTAACCATAGATTCAATGCTATCTATCACCTACTTGGGCGCAATGTGTGCCGGAGTGGTGTATTTCCTGTATATGATTCTTATCTCTGAAGCAGGGCCGGTATTCACCTCACTCACCAACTACTTAGTACCCACATTCGGAGTTCTGATCGGTGTTGTGTTTGCTCACGAGCAGGTAGGACTAAATACTTGGATTGCGTTGGCGATGATACTTATTGCGGTAACATTTAATCAAGGGAACGGCGGCAAAGCAGAAATCGAAAAAGTTAAAGACTAG
- a CDS encoding GFA family protein, with the protein MKGNCLCGEVSFELSGDLPPIYQCHCSLCRKVSGSSSNSALIIEASNFKWCSGEHQIKSFSTSSGFKSDFCCQCGSPVPNISATGESYWVPAGLLSEPVDTKVSAHVYVGSHASWDVGFINDGIPKFDKMPTEKDWLEISK; encoded by the coding sequence TTGAAAGGAAATTGTTTGTGTGGCGAGGTTTCGTTTGAGTTATCGGGCGACTTACCCCCTATCTACCAATGCCATTGTTCATTGTGTCGCAAGGTATCTGGTTCTTCATCAAATTCAGCATTGATAATTGAAGCGTCCAATTTTAAATGGTGCTCCGGTGAGCATCAAATTAAGTCATTCTCTACCAGCTCAGGGTTTAAATCTGATTTTTGTTGCCAATGTGGCAGTCCAGTACCCAATATTAGCGCAACGGGTGAATCATATTGGGTACCTGCCGGTTTATTATCGGAACCAGTGGATACAAAGGTTTCCGCTCATGTCTATGTCGGTTCGCACGCAAGTTGGGACGTGGGGTTTATAAACGACGGCATCCCGAAATTTGATAAGATGCCAACTGAAAAAGATTGGCTAGAAATATCCAAATAG
- a CDS encoding NUDIX domain-containing protein: MQKQRVSALLVNSDNAEILLIKRFKDGRTYWVFPGGGVEPNEALQQAIVREIFEETMLNIDNPEAIFSVVNRGRKEHFFLVRVPYFEPKLSPESPEFKAQHSHNLYEHTWVKLSDLSQINLVPVEAKMIVSSILSEAQL; this comes from the coding sequence ATGCAAAAACAGAGAGTGAGTGCTCTATTAGTAAATAGCGACAATGCTGAAATCCTTCTCATCAAACGCTTCAAAGATGGTCGAACTTATTGGGTTTTCCCAGGAGGCGGCGTCGAACCAAATGAAGCACTTCAGCAAGCAATAGTTCGAGAAATCTTTGAAGAAACGATGTTGAACATAGATAACCCAGAAGCCATTTTCTCAGTTGTAAATCGTGGACGAAAGGAACACTTTTTTCTGGTTAGAGTACCGTATTTTGAACCAAAGTTATCGCCAGAAAGCCCGGAGTTTAAGGCGCAGCATAGTCATAATCTATATGAACATACTTGGGTTAAGCTTAGTGATTTAAGTCAAATAAACCTTGTGCCTGTCGAAGCCAAAATGATCGTCAGTTCAATACTATCTGAAGCACAGCTATAA
- a CDS encoding GrpB family protein produces MLQQTLGISEVMNHRIIEVIDYQPQWLFDFAKEKERIISVLTSTNIHAIHHIGSTSVKGLCAKPIIDILLEVNSLEALDSESEKMASLGYLVKGECGIKGRRYFQKGGIQRTHQVHAFLADSPEAKRHLAFRDYLRAFPDVACKYGEIKRRGAAICNNDVDVYIDYKNSFIEEYEAKALQWQLT; encoded by the coding sequence TTGCTGCAGCAAACATTAGGTATATCTGAAGTTATGAATCACAGAATTATTGAAGTCATCGATTATCAGCCTCAGTGGCTATTCGATTTTGCCAAAGAAAAAGAGCGAATAATTTCTGTTTTAACATCAACTAATATTCATGCAATACATCATATAGGCAGCACATCAGTTAAAGGATTATGTGCTAAACCAATTATCGATATTCTTTTAGAAGTGAACAGTCTTGAGGCTTTAGATTCTGAATCAGAAAAGATGGCTTCACTGGGGTATTTGGTGAAGGGTGAATGTGGAATAAAAGGCCGTCGTTATTTCCAAAAAGGAGGAATACAGCGAACCCATCAGGTTCACGCATTCCTAGCTGACTCGCCAGAAGCTAAAAGACATCTCGCGTTTCGTGATTATCTCAGAGCATTCCCTGATGTAGCGTGTAAATATGGAGAAATAAAAAGACGTGGTGCAGCCATTTGTAACAATGATGTAGATGTTTACATCGATTACAAAAATAGCTTTATAGAAGAATATGAAGCAAAGGCTCTACAGTGGCAATTAACCTAA
- a CDS encoding GNAT family N-acetyltransferase, with protein sequence MEIKIDDLSDVEVIKLLDEHLSDMYATSPPESAHALDVNALKSPDITFFSGWLDGDLQGCLAIKQLTPHHVELKSMRTSNSSRKSGVATKLLTHALNVAIDKGYQKVSLETGTHEYFRPARNLYEKFGFTYCDPFSDYKSDPHSYFMTRDLLEKFV encoded by the coding sequence ATGGAAATCAAAATAGACGACTTGTCGGATGTTGAAGTGATCAAATTACTCGATGAACATTTATCCGATATGTACGCAACTTCACCTCCTGAAAGTGCTCACGCTCTAGATGTTAATGCGCTTAAATCACCAGATATTACCTTCTTTAGCGGTTGGCTTGATGGTGATCTACAAGGTTGTTTGGCTATCAAACAGTTAACTCCTCATCATGTCGAACTTAAGTCAATGAGAACTTCAAACTCCTCACGCAAATCAGGTGTAGCAACTAAATTGCTGACTCATGCTCTTAACGTCGCAATTGACAAAGGATATCAAAAAGTTAGTTTAGAAACAGGAACTCACGAGTACTTCAGACCAGCAAGAAATCTGTATGAAAAGTTTGGATTCACTTATTGCGATCCCTTTTCTGACTACAAATCTGATCCACATAGCTACTTTATGACGCGGGATTTGTTAGAAAAATTCGTATAA
- a CDS encoding DUF6434 domain-containing protein gives MAKVDWHKNDIVDNTVITDSYKTTHNVRRYFKSKFGEEFKFDRDFMQWMKNSVGLTMGDASQEWMRRQNSK, from the coding sequence TTGGCAAAGGTTGATTGGCATAAAAACGATATCGTTGACAATACTGTCATCACGGATAGTTACAAGACAACTCATAACGTCCGTCGCTATTTTAAATCCAAATTTGGCGAGGAATTTAAATTCGACCGAGATTTCATGCAATGGATGAAAAATTCAGTGGGTTTAACAATGGGTGACGCTTCCCAAGAGTGGATGAGGCGTCAGAATTCAAAGTAA
- a CDS encoding HNH endonuclease, whose translation MYERNQKAKVACFEKYGTTCVICRFNAEDTYGKEARNIIHIHHLTPISEVGSEYKVDPVADLRPVCPNCHAVIHRNNGCDEIENVKLMLSRQRAYNE comes from the coding sequence ATGTATGAGAGAAATCAAAAAGCTAAGGTTGCTTGTTTCGAGAAGTATGGAACAACTTGCGTAATCTGCAGATTCAATGCGGAAGATACATATGGAAAAGAAGCAAGAAACATAATTCATATTCATCATCTTACTCCTATATCTGAAGTTGGTAGCGAATATAAAGTTGACCCAGTCGCAGATCTACGGCCTGTTTGTCCCAACTGCCACGCTGTTATCCATAGAAATAATGGCTGTGATGAAATTGAAAATGTAAAGCTGATGCTAAGCCGGCAGCGCGCGTATAACGAATAA
- a CDS encoding ATP-dependent nuclease, producing MALQITDVTIKNYKSCINTRLQLSALTPLVGYNNAGKSNCLSALQWLLRKSSLSEQDFNDPTSPIEVEADIHGVSQTLLDNMPDKQKKSIEKYVDNGVLSIRRIQLVPADKAADIKLSIKDPATSQWVVNPTGIDNAINALLPEPIRIGAMENAAEDASKSKNTTTIGKLLAQFIEPVRQAHEKDLNTHLSEVSRRISSDGDMRFGEFSNIDTNVNAKVTELFPGMSVKLHFETPTIDELIKAGTLKVFEGQGDGRDFTSYGHGAQRSIQMALVQYLAEVKRNVPDLTTLLLIDEPELYLHPFAIEQVREALTSLSNSGYQVVITTHSAQMVTPELAETTLLMRKNDQQGTYTRLRLADAIQKVVPNSVHQMEQLFSLSHSTQVLFAENVVLTEGKTELRLLPFLFKKASSKTMGQEKRALVAQSGVNDTKKSLEILAAMDLPAKAICDLDYGLTGAIRDGFVGATSPEVLAIKSRLAQIAPANNITLNGIGLPKNSNHCTAAQAFEILANDAVAKPEIQSLHNVLKAQGIWLWTLGAIEAHIGTQSKDESAWAQFKNDVNQNGLAATCPDHQSILDLVEWIRN from the coding sequence ATGGCTCTGCAAATAACTGATGTAACAATCAAAAATTACAAATCATGTATCAATACTCGTTTACAGCTTTCAGCGCTAACTCCTTTAGTCGGTTATAACAACGCTGGTAAATCAAATTGTTTATCGGCTCTACAATGGTTACTTCGAAAGTCGAGTTTATCTGAACAAGATTTCAATGATCCTACCAGTCCCATTGAAGTTGAGGCAGATATTCATGGAGTATCTCAGACTTTGTTAGATAACATGCCTGACAAGCAGAAGAAATCGATAGAGAAGTATGTTGATAATGGTGTACTCAGTATTAGGCGAATCCAGTTAGTACCGGCGGATAAAGCAGCTGATATAAAACTATCTATAAAAGATCCCGCAACTTCCCAGTGGGTAGTTAACCCCACGGGTATAGACAATGCTATAAATGCATTGCTTCCTGAACCTATTCGTATTGGGGCAATGGAAAACGCTGCGGAAGATGCATCAAAATCGAAAAACACTACAACGATTGGTAAGTTATTAGCACAATTTATTGAACCTGTTAGACAGGCCCATGAGAAAGATCTTAACACTCATTTATCTGAAGTTAGCAGAAGAATCTCAAGTGATGGTGACATGAGGTTTGGGGAGTTTTCTAATATTGACACGAACGTAAATGCTAAGGTTACGGAGCTGTTTCCTGGAATGAGTGTAAAGTTACACTTCGAAACTCCTACGATTGATGAATTAATTAAAGCGGGTACATTAAAGGTATTTGAGGGGCAAGGTGACGGTCGAGATTTTACGTCTTATGGGCACGGTGCGCAACGCTCTATACAAATGGCATTAGTCCAGTACCTTGCGGAAGTAAAACGTAATGTTCCCGATTTAACTACTCTGTTATTAATCGATGAACCAGAGCTATATTTGCATCCTTTTGCTATTGAGCAAGTTAGAGAGGCTCTAACTTCATTGTCAAACTCAGGTTATCAGGTAGTTATTACGACTCACTCAGCCCAGATGGTCACGCCTGAATTGGCTGAAACAACATTACTTATGCGTAAAAATGACCAGCAAGGCACATATACTAGGCTGCGCCTAGCAGATGCGATACAAAAGGTTGTGCCGAACTCAGTTCATCAAATGGAACAGTTGTTCAGTCTTTCTCATTCAACCCAAGTACTCTTTGCTGAAAATGTTGTTCTTACTGAGGGTAAGACTGAACTTAGACTTCTTCCCTTTTTGTTTAAGAAAGCCAGTTCGAAAACGATGGGGCAAGAGAAACGTGCGTTGGTCGCTCAAAGTGGTGTGAATGACACTAAAAAGTCATTAGAAATTTTGGCAGCAATGGATTTGCCCGCAAAAGCAATCTGCGATTTAGACTACGGATTAACAGGTGCTATCCGAGATGGTTTTGTGGGTGCTACATCACCAGAAGTACTTGCAATTAAATCGCGTTTAGCTCAGATCGCACCTGCAAATAACATTACTTTAAATGGTATTGGTCTTCCCAAAAATAGTAATCATTGTACAGCTGCACAGGCGTTTGAAATTTTAGCAAATGATGCAGTTGCAAAACCTGAAATACAATCGTTACATAACGTACTAAAAGCACAAGGTATTTGGCTTTGGACTTTAGGTGCAATTGAGGCTCATATCGGTACTCAATCAAAGGATGAAAGTGCATGGGCGCAATTTAAAAATGATGTAAATCAAAATGGTTTAGCTGCGACATGCCCGGATCACCAGTCTATCTTAGATCTAGTTGAGTGGATACGAAACTAG
- a CDS encoding alanyl-tRNA editing protein: protein MTEKEFWNDSYQTELVSTVTSVADNQITLSHTIFYAESGGQESDHGTMGGIEVLKAEKQGLDIVYTLGQAPSFAVGSAIETRIDWPRRYALMKLHFAAEVVLELFTQNFSIEKIGAHISADKSRIDFIWPESIAPLLPDIEVKAQQIIDADLPIISAFSDEAAQRRYWQVENFAKVPCGGTHLKRTSELGRITLKRKNLGKGKERVEIFVAD, encoded by the coding sequence GTGACAGAAAAGGAATTCTGGAACGACTCTTATCAAACAGAGCTCGTTTCAACCGTAACCTCCGTTGCGGATAATCAAATCACCTTATCGCATACGATTTTTTATGCAGAATCGGGTGGGCAGGAAAGTGATCATGGGACAATGGGTGGTATCGAGGTTTTAAAAGCTGAAAAGCAAGGGCTCGATATTGTTTATACCCTTGGACAAGCTCCTTCGTTTGCTGTTGGCAGTGCGATTGAAACGCGCATTGATTGGCCTCGTCGTTATGCGCTAATGAAACTGCATTTTGCTGCCGAAGTGGTGCTGGAGTTATTTACTCAGAATTTTTCGATTGAAAAAATCGGCGCGCATATCTCTGCAGACAAAAGCCGCATCGACTTTATCTGGCCAGAGAGCATCGCGCCTTTGCTCCCTGATATTGAGGTTAAAGCGCAGCAGATAATTGATGCAGACTTGCCTATCATCAGCGCCTTTTCGGATGAAGCCGCGCAACGTCGCTATTGGCAGGTAGAGAACTTTGCCAAAGTGCCTTGTGGTGGAACCCATTTAAAACGAACCTCAGAACTTGGCCGCATCACGCTCAAGCGCAAAAACCTAGGTAAAGGCAAAGAGCGCGTGGAAATTTTCGTCGCAGACTAA